The Pseudomonas sp. KU26590 genomic sequence GCACCGAGCAACGAGGCGAAGGTCTGGGCCTGGGACTGTCGTTGGTGCAGCGCATTTGCGAAAACCAGGGGTGGTCGGTGAGCCTGGACACCATGGAGCCCAATGGCTGTCGGTTCAGCGTAGACATGGGTTCGCGCCCTGTTAAAGAGCCGATACGGTCGCCGTCGGCAAATGTATCGCCTGTGTAAAAGTGCTTAGGCTCATCGGAACATGGCCGTATGCTGGCCCTAAGTCCTTGAATAATCTCGTAACATATGTTCACTTTTTCGCACGTTTTTTTCACATTGATGTGACCTGAACGTGACGCTCCGCTGCCTAGTTTGGCCATCTCAATTCTGGAGATGCAGTCATGAGCAAGCGGATCGAGCTGGATTTTTCACGTAAATACGACGACGAACACGCTAAAAGGTACTTGCGCAAACACAACGACGGACTGGCAAGACGCTTGTCTGATCGCCGGGACAAACAGCTGGCTCGCCGCGCACTGGCACTGGCAGGCGAACCGGGGTTGGTGCTGGACCTGCCCTGTGGCGCCGGACGTTTCTGGCCGGTCCTGGCGGAGAAAGCCAACCGGGTGATCATCGGGGCGGACAACTCGGCAGCGATGGTCAAGATCGCCTGCGAGTCGCAACCCGCCGAGGTCGTCAAACGCGTCCAGCCGTTGCAGACATCGGCGTTTGCCATCGAGATGCCGGACAACGCCGTCGACAGCATCTTCTGCATGCGCCTGATGCACCACATCGGCAATGCGCAAGACCGCGCCGTGCTGCTGAAAGAGTTTCACCGGGTGAGCCGGGACAGCGTGATCGTGTCGTTGTGGGTTGATGGCAATTTCAAGGCCTGGAAGCGTCGCCGCGCCGAGGGCTCCCGGCAGCAACGTGATTATCAGAATCGCTTCGTGCTGCCGGTGGCGACCGTAGAGGCCGAATTTGAACAGGCAGGGTTTCGGATTCAGGAGCGCCTGGATTTCCTGCCGATGTACGCCATGTGGCGTGTGTATCTTTTACGTAAGAGGTAAGAACAGGATGGCCGTGGATTTCGCAACAGAGTTAGCCGTTCCCGCCAAGGACCGCTTCGCCTATTTCTGGAACACGCGGGGCGAGTGGGTCGAAGAACCCAATGTGCGCCGTGGCGGTGAAAGTGGCGTGCAGCGTGTCGTCTCGGAAAACGGTCGGCTGCTGTATGTGAAGCGCCAGACAGGCCACATCTATCGCAGCTGGCTGCACCCGTTTGGCCGTCCGACGGTGCTGCGCGAGCGAGATGCCCTCGAAGGCCTTCGCCAGCTCGACGTCAATGTGCCGCGCATGGTGTTCTGTGGCGCAGAGCGCGATGAGAACAACGAATGGCGTGCGTTGCTGGTCACGGCCTCGCTGGATGGCTTCGACGAATTTGAAAACTGGCTGCGCGCCGGCGGTCGCGAGCAGCACGGCGAAGTGGTGTACGAGCAGATGCTTCAGGAAATCGCCAGCAATCTGGCCCGTATGCACAAGGGTCGCTGGCAGCACAGCTGCATTTACATCAAGCATGTGTTCGTCCGCGTCGTGGGCGAGGGCGCCAATGCCAAGGCTGAGGTCGCGCTGCTGGATCTCGAGAAGTGCCGCCAGCGCCTCACGTCCTATGCCGCCG encodes the following:
- a CDS encoding class I SAM-dependent methyltransferase codes for the protein MSKRIELDFSRKYDDEHAKRYLRKHNDGLARRLSDRRDKQLARRALALAGEPGLVLDLPCGAGRFWPVLAEKANRVIIGADNSAAMVKIACESQPAEVVKRVQPLQTSAFAIEMPDNAVDSIFCMRLMHHIGNAQDRAVLLKEFHRVSRDSVIVSLWVDGNFKAWKRRRAEGSRQQRDYQNRFVLPVATVEAEFEQAGFRIQERLDFLPMYAMWRVYLLRKR
- a CDS encoding lipopolysaccharide kinase InaA family protein, translated to MAVDFATELAVPAKDRFAYFWNTRGEWVEEPNVRRGGESGVQRVVSENGRLLYVKRQTGHIYRSWLHPFGRPTVLRERDALEGLRQLDVNVPRMVFCGAERDENNEWRALLVTASLDGFDEFENWLRAGGREQHGEVVYEQMLQEIASNLARMHKGRWQHSCIYIKHVFVRVVGEGANAKAEVALLDLEKCRQRLTSYAAAQHDMKQLRRHSSFQPADWTKLVYFYETAFGRPIKGLQR